The genomic window TCCTGAAAGCAAGGAGAACTGTACCCCTCTTAAGGACTGCATTCCATAAAACCAAGAGGTTATGGCTATGGCTTGTTATGGAAAGTCCCTATGCCCTCCCTTCCCACCCCATGAGGATCGTATATTCTCCTTGGGTACTAGACCCACTGCCTTCAGGGAAAGGGTAATCCTGCTGTGCCTTGAGTCAGACAGACCCAggagataaataaatttaagacatACAAAGTCCTATGTAGGTATTTGCCTTTGCTCCAGTTCATGTTCTTTTTCAACACACTTTTTCTATTAAGTGtcctctggcctctgcattaaaACCACCTCTAGAAATAAGAAGCTCACCATGTTCAAGGGCCCCACTCTATGTTAAGGAAGTGTTCTATCTTCTAATGAACTGAATTTGCTCTCTAAGTTGTAATCCTAGTTCTTAACTCTGAATTTTAAGGTGAAGATATGGGCTAGACCCTTCTGTGTTTTGAAAGATTTCTTGTCATCCCATCTAGACTTTACCTTCAGAAGTGACTGACCAAGGATTTAATAATAAAGTCTAATAAAATCTATAATAATGTGAGTAATAGAGTCATAAAGTTTTATCAAAATTTCACAATGAATTTTAACACCATCCAGTAATTCTACTCTAATTGTCTTCTCTTTTGGTGTAACAGCCCAGTACAAAGACCAGAGATGTGCACAATGCATCAGACACTAACAGGACTGGGACAGGATTGGGTGTCCTCCCTCTTAGATGTGTGTCTGTTGTATGTTTCAGAAATAttaggcaagcatcttactccAAGGAGAGTTTTTCCTCTTCTTCACATAGGTCAGGGAGCCTCTGCAGGCCCAGAGTCATGCGCAGGGCATCCACATGTTCCTTCAATGGCTTATACTCATCATGTAGCCTCCGGGTAGATTCTAGAAGCTTGTTTAGGTCGTTCTCAGATTGTTTGATGGTGTTTTCCATCTGGAATACAAAGTGGGCAGgcacagagaaaaaaatccaagatAATCATTGATGTTGTACCGCAGAGACAGTAACTACGAGGGTTTCACAGTTCAACTAATTTGTGGTCAAGTCCTTccactaatattctttttttaaacccttatttaaataccataggttacaaggttattcataatacaggtGTTTTTTTACAGatgcaaagttatttatgattttggtttagtcatacaatgaacacccttcaccagggtgcattttccaccaccattgtccccagagtTGTCCTCCCACACCCCCTACCTGCCTATgtagcatttttcttctctatctctcatTCCCTTTCACCCCctcattttagacactggtttgcaatattattaacgaggggtatcatgcctatcactttatctccttttagcacctacTGCTTGTCCAGAGCTTCCACTAGTATGCTAAGTAATTCTGGCCAAGACTCAATTTCTCCATCTGTATAACAGTGATAACACCTTCCTCATATTGTCTTTGTGAAGAGTAAACAATTAGATTCATGAAAAGTTTTctacagggctagagagatatagtacaggaggtaaggccaACCCGACtctttccatccccagcaccacatatggcccccaagtgTTGCAttaaagccccaccaggagtgatccctgagcacagacccaggcataagccccaagcactgctaggtgtgacccacccccccaaaggCTTCTCATATAGGAGTTTAGACAGAGTATCAAGAaatcttaattatttattattcacaTATAACATTTTAGAGTTGAAATGGCCCTGGAAATCCTCTAGTCCCAACATTCTACAGATCAGAGAATTGATACTCAGAGAGGAGAAACATCTTCAAAATAAGTCGTAGAGGCAGAACATACAAAAAGACTCATGGCTTCTGCCTTTGGGGCCTATGGCTCTTTTCACCAGATCAACTGCATCAGAATCACAAGGTAATTCATTTTCAGGTCACCACCTGGAGTCAGAAACTCTGGAGTGTAGTCCaacaatctttattttaatagatcCTCCAGGTAACTCTTATGCATATTCAAGTTTGGCTGAGATACACTGGCCTAGAATCCCAATCCCTTTGCAGCTAACAGCATGCCCATTTCTTTGGTTCTCTCTCCTTGGTTAGCTGCCAGCAGAACTGTCAACTACTCACAAGATCCTGGACTCCTATGATCAGTGATACAGTAATCCAGAAACAGATTTTCCCAAATATAAATGTTCTCCTTCCAATGTAATAAAAAGGGATTTTCTCATTGTCATAGGCAATAAAGGTTTGGAAAGAGCCTTACAGGTCACCACCCTTCTGGTGAAGGACTCATCATACTGAAGCCCAGAGAAATGGCCATTaagacaaaacaaatcaaacaaaacaacagatgAACACCAGCCTTAGTGAGCAATTCATTTCTGCATTAAGAGTTTCCAAAGGAGAGTGTCTAATGAGGGAGCACCCACTTTGGTATGTGGAcagagcttcttttttttggacCATTTGGAACCTATTAAGATAGATCCCAGAGGCAGCTGCCTGCTCTACTTTTCTCCAAGGTGGACTCTCAATTTTTAGATTCCTAGAGTGACAGAGCCAGAGCTGGATCTCATAACTTCTGGTATCTTTCACTCTATCATTATCTGATGCCTATTTCCCCAAGATGGCCACAGTACTCATTACTGCCTGTTCCATAAAGGACCCAGAGGTAGAATTCAGTCTGTCAACCACATACCACATTGATGTCAGCGTGAATTAGTCGGAGTTCTTCCACATGGGCCATCTTCTCCTGTAGAAGGAGGTCCATCTCCTGCTTGTATTCCTTCAGGTGCCTCTCCTCTGACTCAAGGGCCTCAAACTCAGCCTTCAAACGGGCCTTGATCTTTTCCATCTGCAGGGTCTTGTTTCTGAAATGTTCCCCCAAGGTAGGAAAGAGACCAGCAGAAGAAGGTGGGAAATGAGATTGCAGAACAGAGATAGGCTCTATGTCATGGAGATCTTTCTAAGGCACCTTTATCAGTCCCTCTCTCTAGGCAGAGCTACCCCCAAATTTAGGGGTTCTTTATTCTAAGACAAAAGTTTAGTGGGCCTCAAGTAGGGGCTCAACTTTCCTTCCATTATGGGGCATTTGCAGTATGGGACAAGTTCTAGCTGTTGTTTTGAATCAAGGAAGACTGCTACTGGTATTTGGTGGACAGGAGCCAGAGATGCTAAACAGTTTCTCAAAGCACAGAAATGTCCCACAGCATAATATGTGGGACAAATTCCACGTACGATTCCAGCTGTGACCTCCAGaactgttaagtgaaataagtcagaaaaactGATGATCTCAGGGTATGTACAGTAAGAGGAGAAGGGAATCCAAAGAATCAAAGGAGTGAGGGGTTAACATAGATTACCCTTTACCTTAGGCTACAGAAATGAGAAGAccagggaaggaaagaagtgaGGTTGTTCAAAGAGGCAGATGGGAGGTAACAGAGGCAGGAGCAAAGGGCCTCAGTCACATTGATGGCATTGAGGTGTGTATATATTCTGAACTACTGAGCTGAATGTATAGGACCCAAACTAcaaaaccaaactttaaaatgcacATGTTAATAGGCAGGCTGGAAAGCGGGGGTGTGAGGAAACCTGGGAACATTGGCgaagaaattggtcctggcagcaGGATTGGTGCTGGTACGTCATATCctcaaaaaattattatgaataacttaGTAGTTCCAGGAATTgcccctgggcacagaaccaatGAATTACCAGGAATTGCTTCCAAGAATTACCCCCTGggaaccgctgggtgtggcaaaaataaaaggaaatgaataaaaataattacaaaattttgAAGAATGATGACACAAAAAACACTGACCCTGGAGTCAGTCTGTCAGATGTTTTCTTTATATGCCAAACCTAGGTTCCATTCCCAATAGCCCACATGGACCCCAGAGTCCCGCCAGAGATGATGCTGAGCCAGGAGCTAAGTGTAAGCCCTGGTACCAGCAGGTgtggaacaaaaagaaaaagaaacaatgctcTGATGAcaaaataacccccccaaaatccaccagcaatataatgtagcaccacttcctcctgcaaagacatattaaacaaaggggaaattgcacttataaaaacaagctcttatctactagggataagaactcacacttgcttacaacacagggacatctcctaccctgaatgtatgtcatgtggaaataacttaggctccagggaactagacactgaccattcagccttaactcctggatcccagacatagatacgacagagttctccaccacagctccaggaaccaaatcccctccagggcatttacaatgctgctctgacaccaacatgagccagttctaaattgataacctgacaatgaggaaatgggaacaatttgttctaagagcaagttgtccttcctcatcagctatcgataagacaaaatcagaaaacatgtcaccctttgatctgtgcaaaagccaagatcactatatacagacAACTGGTTGTTGCAatcaagactggacagtacgcatccagggaccaacaacaacaacaacagcaacaaaaagctctagcctagcttttggtatacgatctgttcaacaaacaagagctccaattccagaagtctgactgagacaaccgcaactgaacaggtcttccagaaacaggtcttccggaaacataatggaagactttattccaggctccatttaggagcaacataacgaccaagaacaccaactacagaagatggattaaaacactgaagaagcataactgctagaaccacaaagaaagacttcataaactccatttcctgagctgcacagccaccaagatctctagaaacagaggtctgattttaccatccaagacaaagcagaagtcttccacacaccacgaaagcagcaaggggagagtaaatgatcaagcaaggagtctagagttaatccaaTGACAAtacacttcaggggtggagaaaccctgtatctcctaggtcaagggaactccctctacaatatccccaatagttactgtgcctatgcagggtgataaagaaaaggagaaaaaaaagcacaaaacaatcatttttccacatgtttatttatcgattgatcgatttttttgacgtctttattttggtgtgtagACTACGGttaatgtctccaatattattttattttattttttcctgtctttctctttctttttgcactcaagcatgatttgatttcagaaccgagactattgtatggtgcctgtctttattgctgtagtgctcactggttatttaattcaatatttttttctgtattgttgtggtatctcaattacctttttcatgtcttctctcaaactgaggttggaagcctctagagggactctgcccattttcagcgtatttgacttttgacttctttttttccctcttattttgtactccaatctattgcttttctttcctttaaacaaaaccacatacctcgatttttctagctctgcctcttaaatagagggggaaacaaggaagggttccaggaccaaacagatatgtggtcactaatagtaagccagacaaagaaggGTCTACCTACTCTagtagcccggggggtgatgatggggtatatgagttgtagaaagggaactggaatggggggaggacatagttggtgatgggtattcccctgattcaatgttaatatgtacctaaaatactacagtgaaagatatgtaagccattatggaaaaaatttgtgtttttaatcagaaactttctttgacttacatgtattattatatcaattatgttatgtcactatattatgttatgttagtttacctcattatgttaatcaattttgtctcttgaataaattcttacaataaatatatatacacactaaaaCTACAATCTCCAAATACACATACATGTGATTATACAATAGCAGGGACTGTCAGAGGTACAGTTTGGGGGTCAATTAGAAGGAAGTTGACCTCAATGGAAATATTAGGAGGCCCTTCTAGGGTATACTATCTGACTCTAAGCTCTTTGGATCTTGGATCTGGCTCTAGACTATGGTTCTTGGGCCCTGCCCAGCCATTACCTATTATTCTGATTTCgcatctctctatctctttctctctttccttctttctttctttctctctctctctctctctctctctctctcactctgactctcTGTTCAATAATTGGATTTCTCATCCATCCCAGTTTGTCCTGTGGAGCTCTTGCTTCACACCTTAGAGTCTTGGACTGGTCTCAGCTTGCATCAGTCTCTGCTTCCTTGGATTTTACCTCAAGAGATCAATTTCAATGATATAGAACCTCAAATAGGTGGGTGAGATGATggaaaattttaatatcaaagCATTTGTCTTAATGGCTTTATTATTACTTTAGTACCAttgtcattgttttatttattgtcattttcataatttatttaaacaccatggttacaaatatttttgtagttgggtttcagtcataaaatacacagccctccttcaccagtgcaactttcccgccataatgtcccccatttccagtctcccccacccctgtctgccttgggacaggcattctacttctctcccaCACTATCATtgacatggtagttgttagtgtatttatttttataactgtgctcatcactctttgtggtaagcttta from Suncus etruscus isolate mSunEtr1 chromosome X, mSunEtr1.pri.cur, whole genome shotgun sequence includes these protein-coding regions:
- the ZC4H2 gene encoding zinc finger C4H2 domain-containing protein, with the protein product MAEEQEIMCKLESIKEIRNKTLQMEKIKARLKAEFEALESEERHLKEYKQEMDLLLQEKMAHVEELRLIHADINVMENTIKQSENDLNKLLESTRRLHDEYKPLKEHVDALRMTLGLQRLPDLCEEEEKLSLDYFEKQKAEWQTEPQEPPIPESLAAAAAAAQQLQVARKQDTRQTATFRQQPPPMKACLSCHQQIHRNAPICPLCKAKSRSRNPKKPKRKQDE